The genomic DNA CGTCACCCTCGAGCAGGTCGTCGCCTTCGGTCCCCGCCGCCACGGCAGCGGCCACCACGGCGCCCGGCAGCACGCCCAGCAGCGGCGTCGGGGCCGCAGCCCGCGGCGCGCTCGCCTCGGCCACGCCCATCACGCGGATCTCGGAGATACAGAGCTCGCGCCACGTGGGCCGCGTGCCCTGCACCCACTCCAGGATCTCGATTTCGTAGTCGCCCGCCTCACCCGTCACGGGGATGCGCTGTAGCCGCTGCTCTTCGGAGTTCAGCGTGGCCAGCACCTCGCCGCCCGGGTGCCGCACGCGCACGCGGCGCAGCCGGCGGTTCCCCGCGAAGAGATCGCTCGTGCCCTGCACCTTGGTGAAGCCCACCGTGAGGTCGATGGCGTGCACGCGCGCGCCCGCGGGGATGCGCACGTGGATGCTGCGCGAGGAGGTGTCGCCCTCGGGCATGGTGGCGGAGTTCCAGGCGGTCTGCATGTCACCGTCGAAGAGGAAGCCGATCTGGCGCAGCTCGTCACGGTACGCGCTGGTGGTGGCCACGGTGGTCTGCACGGTGTGCAGCAGGTCCACCCAGCCCATCTGGCCTTCCGTGGCCACGGCGGCGTTCAGCTCCACGATGGTGGGCCCCGGAGCCGGTTCCTCGAGGGCTCGCGGTGCCTCGGGGACCGGCGCAGGGGCCGCCCCGCTGCCCGCGCTCGCAGGCTCGGCCGTGGCGTTCGGCGTTTCGCCAGCCCCCGCTTCGTCTCCTCCCGAGCAACCCACCAGCGGCGTCAGCATCAGCCAAGCGCTCGCGACCACCCTCAAACCCACACCCGACGAGATATTCATGGCGCGCATTGTCTCCTAACCCTTTGCGCCGCTCAACCCGCGGCGCGTTGTTCGGCATTCCTGTCCGGCGTCAGTGACGCAGGGCCATCAATCGATCACACGCTGACTGCTTTATCACTGGCGCGGGCTGGGGCGGCCGTCACAATGCGCGCATGCGGCGCTCCCCCCTCGCGTATTTGCTCGTGTTTTTGGGCCTCCTGCCGCTGGGCTGCGGCGACGACGGGTTCGTGCGCCGCCCGCCTGCGCCGGCCTACGAGAACCTCTACGCGTTCAACGAAGGCTGCTTCGTCATGGACGCCACGGCGCCCGGCAGCCGGAACACGCGCTACTTGGTGCGCGCGGTCGAGGGCATCGGCTACGAGTTCAGCGGACGCGACCCGGAGACCGCGCTGCGGCTCACGCTGAAGGCGTCGGACCTCGGGACCTATCTGATCTACGACCAGGACCGGAACTACCTGGTGTCCGAGGTGGACGAGCTAGGCAGCGCGGCCACGCTCGAGAACGAGGTGCAGCTGCTGGACGACACCTTCGTGTCGCCGGCCGAGTGGGAAGTCAGCGTGTCGGCTCACGACCCGGAGCGCCTCGCGCTTCGCAGCCGCCGCACAGGGCGCTTCATCAGCGCTCTCGGAACCACTGCGGACCCCGAGCAGGCTGGCGTGCTCACGCTCTATCCAGCCGAGGGCTGCACGGCGTTTCCGGAGATGACGCTGGACGCCACGGGCGAGTCTACGCGCGGCACCTTCGATGATGGAGACCTGTTCGGCTTCGTCGACGCGCACTCGCACCTGCTCACCAACTTCGGCTTCGGGGGCGGGGGCATATTCCACGGCGCGCCCTTCCACCGCCTGGGCGTCGAGGCCGCGCTACCCGACTGCGAGCGCTTCCACGGGCTCGAGGGGCGCCGCGATCTGGTGGGCTACTTCTTCGACGGGGGCGGCAACACCGACGTGGGCACCCTCGGGACGGCCCTGGTGCTGGGGCGCACGCCCGAGGCCAACCACGACACGAGCGGCTACCCGGACTTCGTGGACTGGCCCAACGCGCGCGAGAGCTCCACGCACCAAGTGCAGTACTACAAGTGGCTGGAGCGCGCGTACCTGAGCGGCCTGCGCCTGGTGGTGCAGCACGCCACGGGCAACCAGGTGCTGTGTGACCTGGTGACCGGCTCGCGCGCGCAGTCGGTGCGCTACTCGTGCAACGACATGGTGGGCGTGGACCGCGAGCTCGACGAGGCCTACGCCATGGAGCGCTACATCGACGCGCAGTCGGGTGGCCCCGGCGAGGGCTGGTTCCGCATCGTGACCAGCCCGGCCGAGGCCCGCGAGGTCATCGCGTCCGGCAAGCTGGCCGTCATCCTGGGCATCGAGATCTCGAACCTGTTCGACTGCTTTTCGGTTCCGCGCGAGGGCTTCCCCACGTGCGACGCGGCGTTCGTGCGCCAGCAGCTGGCCCACTACCACGACCGCGGCGTGCGTGCGCTGTTCCCCGTGCACAAGTACGACAATGCCTTCTCGGCGGGCGATGGCAGCCGCGGCTTCATCGAGCTGGGCAACGTCATCAACAGCGGGCACTACTCGAACTTCACGCTGGACTGCAACACGGGCGTGTCCGCCTCGTTCGACGGCGGCAACGTCTACTACGGGGGCTTCAACCAGCCGCGCGCGGAGTACTTCTCCGAGCCGCCGCTCGACGTGACCGGCTTCGCAGCGGCGCCCAGCGGCACGGTGCTTCCGTATATCGAGCAGATCCAGATGCCGGCGCTCGAAGGTCCCTACTGCCAGGCCGCCGGGCTCCAGCCGCTGGGCGAGCTGCTCATGATGGAGATGATGCTGCGCGGCATGATCCTCGAGGTGGACCACTTCCCGCAGCGTTCGTTCGCGCGCGCCTACGAGATCCTGGTGGAGAACGACTACCCGGCCGCCGGCACGCACGGCAACACCAACGCCGGCCGCATCTACGACATCGGTGGCATCTCCACCACGGGCCTCGGCCGCTGCCGCGCAGCCGACCGCACGGGCGCCATGGGCGACGGCCTGCGCGACCGCATCGCGCTCATCACCGAGCGCGGCGGCTACCCGGCCGAGGGCTTCGGCTTCGACCTCAACGGCTTTGCGGGCGCGCCCGGGCCACGCTTCGGTGACGAGTCCGGCTGCGGCAGCCCGCAGAGCGATCCGATCACCTATCCGTTCATGTCCTACGCGGGTGACGTGACGTTCCAGGCGCCCCAACTGGGCAGCCGCGCGGTGGATTTCAACACCGAGGGCATGATCCACGTGGGCCTGATCCCCGAGCTGATCGAGGACGCCCGGCGCGATGGCGTGAGCGACGAGGACCTCGAGCCGTTGTTCCGCTCCGCCGAGGGCTATGTCCGCATGTGGGAGCGCGCCGAGATGCGCGGGGCGGAGCTGCGGGCCGCGCAGCCGTGAGCGGTGATCCGAGCGTGGCCTGGCAGGACGCGCTGGGCCCCTGGTAAGGTGACGCGCCGAGACCAAAGAAAGAGGTACGACGTGCAGCCTAGTAAGACTTCCTGGATGCAGCGGACTGCGCCACGCGGCCCGGGGGCCTGGCTGCTTTGTGGGGCCACTCTCCACACGGCCGACGCCGAAGTGCTCGCGAGCGACGCGCCTTGAAGCGCACGCGCAGGACCCCGTGGCTGGGCCCGTGGCTCGTGACGGTCGGGCTGCTCGCGGCATGCGGTCCGTCCCCGCGGCGTGCGCAGATCGCGTCGGCCGGTGCCACCGGCTGCGAGCCCGCGGCCATCGACGTCAGCCAGCTGCGGGGTGGCACGCAAGGGAGCTCGTGGATCGCGCGCTGCGGTGACGTGCACTTCCAGTGCAGCAGCGTCCCCGACGCCGCCGTGAGCTGCACCCCGGTGCGCAGTCGTGCGCGCGCTGCTGACGGCGCGGTGGAGGTCGCCCCCCGGGAGGCGTCGCGGGGCCAGGGCCCCCGGTTCCAGTTCGCGCGCCGAGGTGAGACGCTCCACGGCGTTCGGGCCACGTTCCGAACCGAGACGGCCACGCTGACGTTCACCTTCACCCCGGAGCAGAGTCGAGAACTTGTGCAGCTGACCCTCGAGCCACCCGAGCCCGGCGCCAGCCTCTCGTGCGAGTCGCTCGTAGTGTCGGCCGACGGATCCACCCTCTTCGATGCCCCGATCCAGGATGGCGCGGCGCAGCTTCCGCGTGCGTCCCTCCTCGCGGCCATGCAGGCGCATGCCCTGACGATGCGGTTCTGCGGCACCGAGTGGGTGCCCGACAGCGCGGACGTGCGCGGCTTCGAGCAGCTCGCGCGCCACATGGACGAGGCGCTGGCCGCGGCACCCGGCGAGCCTGCCGCCACCCCGAGCACCACCCTCGCTGTGGGTTCCGCCGAGGCGATCCGTGCGGTCCGGGAACACCTCGAAGCGCAACGTGCGCTGCTCCGGGGGTGTGCGGGCGTTCCTCGCGATGGCGTTCTCTCGGTGGAGGCGACCTGGGACGCGACCGGGGTGATGTCCGTGACCGTCCGCGGCCAGACGGACTCCGCGGTGAACGAGTGTGCTGGCAACGCGCTACGCGACCATCGGGCGCCGCTGGGAGTGGCTGGTCGTCTGATCCACGTGCTGCCCGCGGACTGACGGCACAGATCGTCGCGAGCAGAGGTTCGGCTCGTCGCGACGTTCACACCGAGGTCGTCTTTGCGTCCACGGGACCGTTGGAAGGAACGAACATCGAGGAGTCCTGGTGCCCTGTGGCTGGAGACATCGAGCGCCTTGACGACGCGCTTCACTATCAGGGTGAGCCTCGTGGCTGGTGGACGGTGTCGTGCCGACGAGGCCACCGCCGCCGTAATCGGCGCAGCGGGGGCGGTGTCCGAAATGCGGAGGCCGTCCGCGTAGTTGCCTCCGCGCGTGCCATCGTCGCCCGAGGATGCAACCATGGGTCCCGGACGCGCCGGGGCTGCCCGACCGCATACGACGTGACCCGATCCGAGGAGTGTCTCTGTGCCCCACCTGGTCTCCCTCTCTGTCCCATCTGCTCCACGCCGTGCGTGGCTCGCGCTGGGGCTCCTTTCGGCGCTCGCCTGCGCAGCTCTCCCGGCCTCCAGCGTCAGCGCGCAGGCTGCCCGCTTGCCGGAGTGCTTCGGCCCAGGCCCGAGCGGCAGCGCGGCCGCGTTCCTCGGCACGGCGGTGCGCCTCAGCAGCGAGTGCGAGTACAGCTTGTCGCGCAGCACGGGCTTCCGCTCGCTGGGGCTGAACCGCGACGTGGCGTTCTTGGCGGTGCTCGGCCAGCTCGGCTGGCGCAGCCCGCAACTGCCCGTGCTCTACGGGCGTCCGCGTGCGGCCGCGGCCCCCACGGCGCCTGCCACGCCGGCGCGCGGAGGCAGCGCGGCCTCGGTGCCGGCCACGCCCGCGTCCTCGCTCATCTTGGCGCACTGCACGGACTTCGTGCTGGAGGCCCAAGGCGCCTTCGCGGTGCAGCCGGACCCCAACGCGCGACGGCTCGCGGTGCGGCGCGCCTCCAACGAGTGTGGGGCGCCTTCCATGGACCTCGAGTTCACGTGCACCGCCGGTGGGGCCGCCCAGGCCATGCCGCGCACCCAGAGCACCATCACGCTGCCCGAGTGCGAGGGGCCCTGGCGCGTGGTGGCCCGCGTGGAGGGCACCACGGCCTATCCTCTCGGTCAGGTGAGCTCCGGCCGCCCCACGGCGCTGCTCGACTACTTCGCCACCGACGCGGCGCAGCGCGCCCTGCTGGTGCCGGACTTCACGCGCGGTGAGCGGGGCCTGTCGCTGCGGCGCGGGCCCGACGCGGAAGACGACCTGTGGGCCGAGCTCCAGCTGGCCGTGGCAGCGGGCACGCTGCGCTTCGTGCGTGGGCGTGGCGCGGACGCGTGCGAGGTGGGCGAGCGCATCGGCGCTACGGCGCTCGAAGACCGCATCGAGCTGGACGGCGGCCAGATGGGGCGCTTCATGACCACGCGCTACGGCGACACGGGCGCGAGCCTGGTGCCGGCGGCCACCGAGTGGACGGCGCTGCTGGGCGACGTGAGCGTGTGCATGGCGTCGTCGCACGGCGTGCACCGGCCCACCATGCAGGCGAAGCCGCTCGGCACGCTGGCGGCGCTGGACCTCATCGCGCGCACCACGCCGGCCGTGCGCTTCTGCGTGGACGAGCCGCGCGTGAGCGTGCGCCCCGATGGCGTGCAGGAGCTGGACCGCAGCCCGCGCTGCATGACCACGGGCGACGGCGCCACGCTGCTCACCACGGCGGGCGCCACCATCGCGGAGCTGCCGGCCGAGACGGTGCTCTGCCACGGCGAGGACGCGGTGAGCAGCCTGCCCATCACGCTTCAGCGCGGCTTCTACGAGCTGCGCTTGGCGTCGTCGGCCGGCTGCCGCGGGGCCACCGGGCTCTCGGCGGGCCGCATCGCCGTCATGGACCCAGCGCAGGACTGGGCGCCCGTGGGCTTCACGCGCGACGCCGACGGCGAGACGGGCGAGGCGGTCCCGGCCTGGCAGGGCGTGCGCCGCGATGACCCTCCCACCTTCGCCTTCCGCCGCAGCGAGGACGAGCTGCGCTTCCGCGTGGCCTCGCCCGAGGGCATCGCCAGCTCGTGGAACGACCCGCGCAGCGAGCGGCGCACGGTGCTCTCCGACCAGGCGCCCGTGGTGGGCGGCGAGACGGGCGACTACGGCCACGCCGGTGAGTCCGCCTTCGCGGTGGCGCTCACCAACGGCGGGGCGTGCCCCGTGGACGAGGCCGGCCAGCTCAACAGCAGCGCGCTCATCTCCTCGGCCGCCGAGCTGCGCATCGACCAGAAGGTGTACGCGCACTTGTTGCTGCGTGAGGCCGGCACCACCCGCTGCGTGGCCCGCGCGGCCCTGCGCGTGTGGCAGAGCCGCGTGGTGGCGCACGCCGTGGGCAGCGAGCGCTGGCACGGGCGCCTCGGCATCCTGGGCGACCCGCGCCTGGGCGTGTTCTTCAGCCAGCCGGACCCGTGGGCCATCGGCGTGGTGCTGCCGCTGGTGCACTTCGACATGAAGTTCAACTACGGCTTCGACCTCGAGTTCTCGGTGCCGTTCATTGCCAGCATCGCGGCCGACGGGCACGCCAGCCGCATCGGGCCCGCGTTCATGGTGGGCCTCGACTGGGGCTTGCCCAGCCGCGCGCAGAACCTGTTCACGCTGGGCTTCTTGGTGCACCCCAACTGGCCGCACCCGGACGACCAGGTCTACAGCTTCTTCTTCGGGCTGAACCTGGGCGGGCTCTACGACCTCATCGGGGGGCGCTGACGTGGGCCCGCGAATGACGGCTCGTGTGGGCGTTGGCGCGCTGCTCGGGCTCATGCTCGCGGCCTGCGCCTCCACCCACGCCACCGGCGTAGAGAGCCCGGCGGCCCCCGAGCTGGTGGCCGCGCCGCTGCCGGCCAACGAGGTGGACGTGTCGCAGGTGCGCGCGCTCGAGGCCCAGTGCCGCCAGCGCTTCTCGGCCGAGACCTTCCAGCAGGCCGCCAACGCGCTCACCGTGGCGCAGGTGGCGGTGGGCCAGCTGTGCACCATCGAGCTGGTGGGCAACTCGCCGCTCCAGTGGCGCGTGAGCTGCGGCAGCGACGACTTCTTCGAGTCGGGCGCGCACACGCTGGCGTCGGCCACCGGCTGCGAGGTGGGCGGCGTGCGTGGGCAGAACGGCTTCGAGTGCCTGGGCCTCGCCCTGCGCGCCATGCTGCCGCACGCCGAGACGGTGGACATCGCCACCATCGGGCACGTGGACTTCACGCGGCCGGCGGCGCGCCTCGACTGCGCCGACCTGGTGGGCGAGGGCTGGGGCACGCCGCCCTGGACCGAGCACAGCAGCCTGCGTGGAGACGCCGCGCGCGACGCCGCCAACGATCGCCTGGCCTGGTGCCGCGCCGCGCGTGCGGCCAGCGCCATCGCCACCGGCATCGGCCGGCGCAACAACGGGGTGCGCTTGGTGGCTGCGGGCGCGTCCACCAGCTGGATGGCTCCGCGCTACCGCGCGCCCGATGAAGAACTGGAGACCGCGGGTGAGTGCCCGCCGCCCAGCGCGCCCGACCGTGACGACCCGAGCGTGGGTCGCTGCGCCAGCTCCCGCCGCGTGGACGTGCTGGTGCGCATGAGCGCTCGTGCCGAGGCCAACGACACGGGCGCTCGCTGCGACCGCGCCGACCAGGCCCACACCCCGGCGGGCGCGCTCTACTGCCTGGAGCAGTGCCTGGCTTCCCCCGAGCGCTCGGCCAGCGGCCTGGGCGCGGCCACGCCGTTCTTGGAGCCCGGCTCGCCGGCCACCCCGCCTGCGCGCTGGCACGTGTCCACCAGCGACAGCGGCTTGCGGGTGGACCTCGGCATCATCACCCGGCGTCTGGGGTACTGACGACAGCTGAGATCCACAATCTTCTGCAAGTCATTTGCATTAGCATCCTGATGTGATAATCCGAGGCCATGTTCCCCGCCTGGGCACCTGGCTTCCGTCCCATTCGCCTCTGCGCCTGTAGCGCGCTGGCGTTGGTGGTCACGTGCGGCCTGGCGGCGCAGGTGCACGCCCAAGCAGGCGCCCCGGGCTCGGACGGCTCGGGTGAGGCTCTGCCACAGCCCGTGATTCAGCCCCCCGTGGTGCAGCACAGCGTGGCGGCCACGTACCCGCCCGCGGCCCTTGCCGCACGGCTCGAGGCGCACGTGGATCTCGGCGTCACCGTGGAGGTGGACGGCAGCGCGGGCAGCGTGGAGGTGCTGCTCTCGGGCGGCGCGGAGTTCGACGCGGCAGCCGTCGAGGCCATGCGGCAGTGGCGCTTCTCGCCTGCCACGCGGGACGGCCAGCCCGTGGCGGCGCGCATCCGGGTGCCGTTCGACTTCGTGCTGCCCGCGGCCGAGCCCGTGGCCGTGCCCAACGAAGAGCATCCCGAACACGGCAGCACACCGCAAGACGCCAGCACCACGCCCGCGCCAGAGCCGGACACGGATCCCGCCGCCGCCTCCACCACCCCCACGGCAGAGGAAGAGGTCATCGACGTGACCGTGCGCGGCGAGCGCGAGCTGCGCACCGAGGGCCGCTCCGCCAGCGACTTCGAGCTGCAGCGGGACCAGCTGGCTGCCGCGCCCCGCTCCGAGGGGGCCGAGGTGCTGCGTTCGGCGCCAGGGCTGTACATCGGCCGCTCCGAGGGGCCGGCCGTGGCCCACAACTACATGCTGCGCGGCTTCGACGCGGAGCACGGCCAGGACATCGCGTTCCGGGTGGGCGGGCTGCCCATCAACCTGCCTTCGCACATTCACGGGCAGGGCTACGCGGACCTCGGCTTCCTGATCGCCGACGTGGTCAGCGGCATGAATGTGCGCGCGGGCGTGTCCGATCCGAGCCAGGGCGACTTCGCGGTCGCGGGCTCCATCGACATTTCGCTGGGCGTGGCCGAAGACGAGCGCGGCGTGCGCCTGGCCACCAGCTACGGCTCGTTCCGCACCTCGCGGCAGCTCCTGCTCTTCGCTCCGCGCGGCCTTGCAGAGGAGACCTTCGGCGCCGTGCAGTACACGCGCACCGACGGCTTCGGGGAGAACCGCGCGGGCCAGGCCGCGAGCGCCATTCTCCAGCGCGCGGCCGAGGTGGGCGACTTCACGCTGCGCGCCATCGGCGTGCTGCACACCGCGCGCTCGGACCTGGCCGGCGTGCTGCGCCAGGACGACATCGCCGCCGGCCGCGTGTGCTTCACCTGCGTGTACGACCTGCCCACGGCGCAGGCGCAGAACGCGCTCGCCAGCCGCGTGATGCTGGGCCTCTTCGCGGACTACCGCGGCGAGCGCGGGGACAGCGGCCAGCTGGGCGTGTGGCTGGGCTACGACCAGTTCCGCATCCAGGAGAACTTCACCGGCTTCATCCAGCGCTCGCGCACGCTCGAGCGCGTGGCCGGGCGCGGTGATCTCATCGAGCAGCAGAACCGCACGCGCTCGGTGGGCCTCTCGGGCCGCTACCGCACGGCGCCCATGCGGCCCACCGCGTGGACTCACGGCACGCTCGAGCTGGGCGTCGAGGGGCGCCTGGACGGCATTCAGCAGGCGCAGAACCTGCTGGACGCCACGGTGCGCAACCAGACCTGGGACCAGCGCGTGGACGCGAGCGTGCGCGGCGTGGACCTCGGCTTCTGGGCGGACCTCGACTTCCACATCACCGAGTACCTGGACCTGCGCGCGGGCGTGCGGGGCGCCGTGCTGTCGTACGACATCGAGGACCGCCTCGGGAACTTCGCCCCCATCGTGCGGCCCGACGACACCTACATCGTGGGCTTCCGGCGCAGCGCGCTGGGCACCACGTTCGGGCCCCGGGCGAGCGCGCGCGTGACCCCGCTGCCGTGGCTCGAGATCCTCGCGGCTTATGGCGAGGGCTACCGCTCGCCCCAGGCGCGCCTGCTCGATGACGGGGAGCCCGCGCCGTTCTCGAAGGTGCGGTCGGGCGACCTCGGCGTACGCATCACCCACGACGAGGTGCTGGAGCTCACGCTGGGTGCCTACTACACGCGCCTCTCGGACGACATCGCGTTCTCGGCTGCAGAGGGCCGCCTCGAGCGCATCGGCGCTACCCAGCGCGTGGGGGCCACGGTGCACGCGGTGGTGCGCCCGCTCGACTGGATCGTCGCTTCACTTTCGGTGACCGTGGTGGGGGCCACGCTCCTGTCGCCGCCGCCGGCCAGCGCCGAAGAGCCGCTCCCGCCCTACGTGCGTGGGCAGCGCCTGCCCTTCGTGCCGCCCGTGGTCATTCGCGCCGAGCTGGGCGCCACCCACGTGCTGGCCACGCTGGGCGGGCACGCGCTCACGGGGCGCGCGGGTGTGGGCTTCTCCTATCTGTCGTCGCGGCCGCTGCCCTTCGACGAAGCCGCGGCGCCTGTGTCGTTGCTGGACATTGGCGCCGGCCTGCGGTTCCGCGCGCTCGACCTGGGGGTGCAGCTGCACAACGCCATCAACACGCGCTACGCGGCCGTGGAGTACAACTTCGCGTCGGACTGGGATCCCGATGACGACTTCCGCACGCGCACGCCAACGCGCCACATCGCAGCCGGCGCGCCGCTGTCGCTGATGGTCACGCTGGGGGTGCAGCTGTGACCCGCCGGGTACTCACGACCGCGTGGACGCTCGCATGGGCGCTGCTGCCCG from Sandaracinaceae bacterium includes the following:
- a CDS encoding TonB family protein; the protein is MFPAWAPGFRPIRLCACSALALVVTCGLAAQVHAQAGAPGSDGSGEALPQPVIQPPVVQHSVAATYPPAALAARLEAHVDLGVTVEVDGSAGSVEVLLSGGAEFDAAAVEAMRQWRFSPATRDGQPVAARIRVPFDFVLPAAEPVAVPNEEHPEHGSTPQDASTTPAPEPDTDPAAASTTPTAEEEVIDVTVRGERELRTEGRSASDFELQRDQLAAAPRSEGAEVLRSAPGLYIGRSEGPAVAHNYMLRGFDAEHGQDIAFRVGGLPINLPSHIHGQGYADLGFLIADVVSGMNVRAGVSDPSQGDFAVAGSIDISLGVAEDERGVRLATSYGSFRTSRQLLLFAPRGLAEETFGAVQYTRTDGFGENRAGQAASAILQRAAEVGDFTLRAIGVLHTARSDLAGVLRQDDIAAGRVCFTCVYDLPTAQAQNALASRVMLGLFADYRGERGDSGQLGVWLGYDQFRIQENFTGFIQRSRTLERVAGRGDLIEQQNRTRSVGLSGRYRTAPMRPTAWTHGTLELGVEGRLDGIQQAQNLLDATVRNQTWDQRVDASVRGVDLGFWADLDFHITEYLDLRAGVRGAVLSYDIEDRLGNFAPIVRPDDTYIVGFRRSALGTTFGPRASARVTPLPWLEILAAYGEGYRSPQARLLDDGEPAPFSKVRSGDLGVRITHDEVLELTLGAYYTRLSDDIAFSAAEGRLERIGATQRVGATVHAVVRPLDWIVASLSVTVVGATLLSPPPASAEEPLPPYVRGQRLPFVPPVVIRAELGATHVLATLGGHALTGRAGVGFSYLSSRPLPFDEAAAPVSLLDIGAGLRFRALDLGVQLHNAINTRYAAVEYNFASDWDPDDDFRTRTPTRHIAAGAPLSLMVTLGVQL